Proteins from a genomic interval of Antedon mediterranea chromosome 5, ecAntMedi1.1, whole genome shotgun sequence:
- the LOC140048614 gene encoding ras-related protein Rab-9A-like, with protein sequence MPPHKSIPVLKVVLLGDGGVGKSSLMNRFISDKFDNLSFHTIGVEFLNKDIDVDGESYTMQIWDTAGQERFKSLRTPFYRGSDCCLLTFSVDDLNSFKNLAMWKKEFLFYADVQNPDTFPFVVLGNKVDVSEDDRKVFEPMVKTWCEENNNTPYYETSAKTAVNVKEAFTASVQRILDLDHKFGIAEGNEHAINLKNKPSNKQSSSCC encoded by the coding sequence ATGCCACCACACAAAAGTATACCAGTGTTAAAGGTTGTTCTACTTGGTGATGGGGGTGTCGGCAAAAGTTCCCTGATGAATAGGTTCATTAGCGACAAATTTGATAACCTTTCATTTCACACAATTGGCGTGGAATTCTTAAATAAAGACATTGACGTAGACGGCGAAAGCTACACAATGCAGATATGGGACACTGCCGGACAGGAAAGATTCAAAAGCCTTCGCACGCCGTTTTACCGCGGCTCCGATTGCTGTTTATTAACTTTTAGCGTAGACGATTTAAACAGTTTTAAGAACCTTGCAATGTGGAAgaaagaatttttattttatgctgACGTACAGAACCCAGATACATTCCCATTTGTAGTATTAGGGAATAAAGTCGATGTCAGTGAGGATGACCGAAAGGTTTTTGAACCGATGGTTAAAACATGGTGCGAAGAGAATAACAATACGCCGTATTACGAAACAAGTGCAAAGACTGCGGTAAATGTAAAAGAAGCGTTTACTGCGTCGGTTCAACGTATCTTAGATCTAGACCATAAATTTGGAATTGCGGAAGGAAATGAACATGCGATTAATTTGAAGAACAAACCAAGCAATAAGCAATCATCATCATGTTGTTAA
- the LOC140050187 gene encoding uncharacterized aarF domain-containing protein kinase 2-like translates to MLSTIHGTLIRTSIRFEFQQNVIRTLNKHHLTNLKSAVRCIRLLVPKPRPRYITLKQCFTLGSTCAILKCIHPMNHVECAKAISPLKEDIKQKRNIIERFFRSILFHVKLFFRLLNLICIFTPICCVYPLTYLSNDTWMLWLKILYYAVENLGPTLIKFGQWASTRRDLFPAEFCDMFSQLHLNVMPHSWYYTQKKLTLAFGKNWRDVIVKIDNRRQAVFSGCIGQVYQAYIKPEAIQDCSLRDEILDELDDTEQMDYFEGLEILGFGELVGTKDKELDKAEKERVERRQSAWKKEQIENGESSTALPKFDESEDDLEGLVPVAIKVLHPRVYRRVSRDLRLLHNAAWLCSFVPGLKWLSLPECVKEFEQLMKQQIDLRIEARNLERFCENFSDISCVKFPHPIRPYVRRDVMIMTYEEGEVISKFVTSADAPEGLKEHLAQLGIQSLLKMVFVDNFVHGDLHPGNILVQGSAGYCQEKEQLMLVDLCDTVVVNRKAVECPLKLVFLDVGLTSHLGGKDMENFKAVFREIILGRGNRVAELFLQHASENNCKDIQGFKDDMESLVASAHEQTLALGKVKVSNVLSSLFKILIRHQVKLESNFACIVLAIMVLEGLGRSLDPDLDILNAAKPYLLKSL, encoded by the exons ATGCTTAGCACTATTCATGGAACACTTATTCGAACATCAATTCGGTTTGAATTTCAGCAGAATGTAATTCGTACATTAAATAAACACCATCTAACAAACTTGAAATCGGCAGTAAGATGTATTCGTTTGTTGGTTCCAAAACCACGTCCCAGGtatataactttaaaacaatgttttactCTTGGTTCAACGTGTGCAATCCTGAAATGCATTCATCCTATGAACCATGTGGAATGTGCAAAGGCAATTTCACCATTGAAGGaagatataaaacaaaaaagaaacattattgAAAGATTTTTCCGAAGTATTTTATTCCATGTAAAGTTGTTCTTCCGGTTGCTGAAtttgatttgtatttttactccgATATGCTGCGTTTACCCTTTGACCTACCTCTCTAATGACACATGGATGCTGTGgttgaaaatattatattatgccGTTGAAAATCTAGGCCCAACATTGATTAAATTCGGCCAATGGGCCAGCACACGTAGAGACTTATTCCCTGCGGAATTCTGTGATATGTTCTCGCAGTTGCATCTCAATGTGATGCCACATTCATGGTACTACACACAGAAAAAACTTACTCTTGCGTTTGGGAAGAATTGGCGTGATGTCATCGTCAAGATTGACAATCGACGACAGGCAGTGTTTTCGGGGTGTATTGGACAGGTGTATCAGGCGTACATTAAACCAGAAGCCATTCAAGACTGCTCTCTAAGGGATGAAATATTAGACGAGCTTGATGACACGGAACAAATGGATTATTTTGAAg GACTAGAGATACTCGGATTTGGAGAACTTGTGGGGACCAAAGATAAAGAGTTGGATAAAGCAGAGAAAGAACGAGTAGAAAGAAGACAATCGGCCTGGAAGAAAGAACAAATAGAAA ATGGAGAATCATCAACGGCGTTGCCTAAATTTGATGAATCGGAGGATGACCTTGAGGGCCTGGTGCCGGTCGCTATAAAG GTATTGCACCCTCGAGTGTATAGAAGAGTGTCCAGAGATCTGAGGTTATTACATAATGCAGCGTGGCTGTGTTCTTTCGTACCTGGTTTGAAATGGCTTAGTCTGCCTGAATGCGTCAAAGAGTTTGAACAGTTAATGAAGCAACAG aTCGATTTACGCATTGAAGCTAGAAATCTTGAACGCTTCTGTGAAAACTTCAGTGATATTTCCTGTGTGAAGTTTCCGCATCCAATCCGGCCTTACGTACGAAGAGATGTGATGATAATGACATACGAG GAAGGTGAGGTCATTTCAAAGTTTGTGACCTCAGCTGATGCACCAGAAGGCCTAAAGGAACACTTAGCACAACTGGGAATTCAGTCATTATTAAAAATG GTTTTTGTAGACAACTTTGTCCATGGTGATCTTCACCCTGGCAATATCCTGGTGCAAGGATCGGCTGGCTACTGCCAGGAGAAAGAGCAATTGATGTTGGTTGACCTGTGTGACACAGTGGTAGTGAACAGGAAGGCTGTAGAATGCCCTTTAAAGCTTGTCTTTTTAGACGTTGGTTTGACGTCGCATCTTGGTGGAAAAGACATGGAGAATTTTAAGGCTGTTTTCAGGGAAATAATACTAGGAAGA ggAAATAGGGTAGCTGAACTTTTTCTTCAACATGCATCAGAAAATAATTGCAAAGATATTCAAGGATTTAAAGACGATATGGAATCACTTGTGGCGTCCGCTCATGAACAGACGCTGGCGCTTGGGAAA GTGAAAGTTAGTAATGTGTTGAGCAGTCTATTTAAAATACTCATTCGTCATCAG GTAAAATTAGAAAGTAACTTTGCCTGCATAGTTCTTGCTATTATGGTTCTAGAAGGACTAGGACGATCATTGGATCCTGATTTGGACATACTGAATGCTGCAAAACCATACCTGTTAAAAAGCCTATAA
- the LOC140050190 gene encoding alpha-N-acetylgalactosaminidase-like isoform X4 yields MVKMLQCLVVLVSLVVSVHGLDNGLALTPPMGWMSWERFRCNIDCKNQPNDCIGEKLFMDMADRMVEDGFKDAGYEYVNIDDCWASKERDSAGKLQADPDRFPSGIKKLADYVHSRGLKLGIYNDFGTKTCGGYPGSLGHLEVDAKTFAEWGVDMLKMDGCYADVKTMPQGYPNMTKALNATGRPILFSCSWPDYERASKIQPDYKLIAKNCNIWRNYIDIQDSWDSVLKIIDYYAQEQDTLAAVSAPGSFNDPDMLIIGDFSLSVEQAKAQMAMWSILAAPMLMSNDLRTISPEFREILLNKEVIQINQDPSGKMGKRVMQDGDIEVWTKSLDLWEEHAVTYLNRGDSNQRVSLQLKNIGFDYILGYEVRDILNHIEIGHREREGNFTVTVPAKGAYMIYAYPSE; encoded by the exons ATGGTTAAAATGCTTCAGTGCCTTGTGGTGTTAGTTTCTTTGGTTGTTAGTGTTCATGGTCTGGACAATGGTCTTGCACTTACGCCACCTATGGGTTGGATGTCATGGGAACGATTCAGATGTAATATTGACTGCAAAAACCAACCAAATGACTGCATAGG TGAGAAGCTATTTATGGATATGGCTGATAGAATGGTTGAAGATGGCTTTAAAGATGCTGGCTACGAGTATGTTAACATTGACGACTGTTGGGCTTCAAAAGAACGGGATAGTGCTGGAAAGTTACAAGCAGATCCTGACCGCTTTCCGTCAGGAATCAAGAAGCTAGCAGACTAT GTACATTCAAGAGGGCTTAAACTTggtatttacaatgattttGGCACCAAAACATGTGGTGGCTACCCTGGTAGCCTAGGCCATCTTGAAGTCGATGCTAAAACATTTGCTGAATGGGGTGTGGACATGCTTAAGATGGATGGATGCTATGCTGATGTTAAGACAATGCCACAAG GCTACCCTAACATGACCAAGGCTTTGAATGCTACAGGCAGACCAATCCTATTCTCATGCAGTTGGCCTGACTATGAACGAGCCAGTAAAATACAG CCTGATTACAAACTAATTGCAAAGAACTGCAATATCTGGAGGAACTACATTGACATCCAGGATTCATGGGATAGCGTTCTGAAAATAATAGATTACTACGCACAGGAACAAGACACCCTAGCTGCTGTGTCAGCACCTGGAAGTTTTAATGACCCTGATATG TTGATAATTGGAGATTTTTCATTAAGTGTGGAACAAGCGAAAGCCCAGATGGCAATGTGGTCTATATTGGCTGCCCCAATGCTCATGTCAAACGACCTTCGAACTATCTCTCCTGAATTCCGAGAGATTCTTCTGAATAAGGAAGTGATTCAAATCAATCAAGATCCCTCTGGAAAAATGGGAAAGCGAGTTATGCAG GATGGTGATATAGAGGTGTGGACAAAATCTCTTGACCTCTGGGAAGAACACGCAGTTACTTATCTCAACCGAGGGGATTCGAACCAAAGGGTCTCTCTCCAGCTCAAGAATATCGGCTTCGACTATATCCTAGGTTATGAAGTTCGGGATATATTGAATCATATTGAGATAGGGCACAGGGAGCGGGAAGGGAATTTCACCGTCACTGTCCCGGCTAAGGGGGCTTACATGATATATGCGTACCCCAGTGAATAG
- the LOC140050190 gene encoding alpha-N-acetylgalactosaminidase-like isoform X5, with product MVKMLQCLVVLVSLVVSVHGLDNGLALTPPMGWMSWERFRCNIDCKNQPNDCIGEKLFMDMADRMVEDGFKDAGYEYVNIDDCWASKERDSAGKLQADPDRFPSGIKKLADYVHSRGLKLGIYNDFGTKTCGGYPGSLGHLEVDAKTFAEWGVDMLKMDGCYADVKTMPQGYPNMTKALNATGRPILFSCSWPDYERASKIQPDYKLIAKNCNIWRNYIDIQDSWDSVLKIIDYYAQEQDTLAAVSAPGSFNDPDMLIIGDFSLSVEQAKAQMAMWSILAAPMLMSNDLRTISPEFREILLNKEVIQINQDPSGKMGKRVMQVGLVEIWDRHLMYDSHAVTYLNRASVPQNVTIKLENIGFDYGLGYELREILNHVELGHYDRTDNFSAVVPVSGAYMIYAYPSE from the exons ATGGTTAAAATGCTTCAGTGCCTTGTGGTGTTAGTTTCTTTGGTTGTTAGTGTTCATGGTCTGGACAATGGTCTTGCACTTACGCCACCTATGGGTTGGATGTCATGGGAACGATTCAGATGTAATATTGACTGCAAAAACCAACCAAATGACTGCATAGG TGAGAAGCTATTTATGGATATGGCTGATAGAATGGTTGAAGATGGCTTTAAAGATGCTGGCTACGAGTATGTTAACATTGACGACTGTTGGGCTTCAAAAGAACGGGATAGTGCTGGAAAGTTACAAGCAGATCCTGACCGCTTTCCGTCAGGAATCAAGAAGCTAGCAGACTAT GTACATTCAAGAGGGCTTAAACTTggtatttacaatgattttGGCACCAAAACATGTGGTGGCTACCCTGGTAGCCTAGGCCATCTTGAAGTCGATGCTAAAACATTTGCTGAATGGGGTGTGGACATGCTTAAGATGGATGGATGCTATGCTGATGTTAAGACAATGCCACAAG GCTACCCTAACATGACCAAGGCTTTGAATGCTACAGGCAGACCAATCCTATTCTCATGCAGTTGGCCTGACTATGAACGAGCCAGTAAAATACAG CCTGATTACAAACTAATTGCAAAGAACTGCAATATCTGGAGGAACTACATTGACATCCAGGATTCATGGGATAGCGTTCTGAAAATAATAGATTACTACGCACAGGAACAAGACACCCTAGCTGCTGTGTCAGCACCTGGAAGTTTTAATGACCCTGATATG TTGATAATTGGAGATTTTTCATTAAGTGTGGAACAAGCGAAAGCCCAGATGGCAATGTGGTCTATATTGGCTGCCCCAATGCTCATGTCAAACGACCTTCGAACTATCTCTCCTGAATTCCGAGAGATTCTTCTGAATAAGGAAGTGATTCAAATCAATCAAGATCCCTCTGGAAAAATGGGAAAGCGAGTTATGCAG GTTGGTCTCGTAGAAATATGGGATAGACACTTGATGTACGACTCTCACGCCGTGACGTATCTTAATCGAGCGAGTGTGCCTCAGAATGTTACCATCAAACTGGAGAACATCGGCTTCGACTATGGTCTAGGCTACGAGTTGCGGGAAATATTGAATCACGTCGAACTTGGCCACTACGACCGAACCGACAACTTCTCCGCCGTGGTACCTGTCTCAGGGGCATATATGATTTATGCATATCCCAGTGAATAA
- the LOC140050190 gene encoding alpha-N-acetylgalactosaminidase-like isoform X2 gives MVKMLQCLVVLVSLVVSVHGLDNGLALTPPMGWMSWERFRCNIDCKNQPNDCIGEKLFMDMADRMVEDGFKDAGYEYVNIDDCWASKERDSAGKLQADPDRFPSGIKKLADYVHSRGLKLGIYNDFGTKTCGGYPGSLGHLEVDAKTFAEWGVDMLKMDGCYADVKTMPQGYPNMTKALNATGRPILFSCSWPDYERASKIQPDYKLIAKNCNIWRNYIDIQDSWDSVLKIIDYYAQEQDTLAAVSAPGSFNDPDMLIIGDFSLSVEQAKAQMAMWSILAAPMLMSNDLRTISPEFREILLNKEVIQINQDPSGKMGKRVMQETGIEVWSKTTADSKLAIVFLSRRTDGIPTNYSIILRDAGATSNSAYEFIDLFTWKSVGKFGKRDTMKVAINPNGVRMLLGTPAKTAA, from the exons ATGGTTAAAATGCTTCAGTGCCTTGTGGTGTTAGTTTCTTTGGTTGTTAGTGTTCATGGTCTGGACAATGGTCTTGCACTTACGCCACCTATGGGTTGGATGTCATGGGAACGATTCAGATGTAATATTGACTGCAAAAACCAACCAAATGACTGCATAGG TGAGAAGCTATTTATGGATATGGCTGATAGAATGGTTGAAGATGGCTTTAAAGATGCTGGCTACGAGTATGTTAACATTGACGACTGTTGGGCTTCAAAAGAACGGGATAGTGCTGGAAAGTTACAAGCAGATCCTGACCGCTTTCCGTCAGGAATCAAGAAGCTAGCAGACTAT GTACATTCAAGAGGGCTTAAACTTggtatttacaatgattttGGCACCAAAACATGTGGTGGCTACCCTGGTAGCCTAGGCCATCTTGAAGTCGATGCTAAAACATTTGCTGAATGGGGTGTGGACATGCTTAAGATGGATGGATGCTATGCTGATGTTAAGACAATGCCACAAG GCTACCCTAACATGACCAAGGCTTTGAATGCTACAGGCAGACCAATCCTATTCTCATGCAGTTGGCCTGACTATGAACGAGCCAGTAAAATACAG CCTGATTACAAACTAATTGCAAAGAACTGCAATATCTGGAGGAACTACATTGACATCCAGGATTCATGGGATAGCGTTCTGAAAATAATAGATTACTACGCACAGGAACAAGACACCCTAGCTGCTGTGTCAGCACCTGGAAGTTTTAATGACCCTGATATG TTGATAATTGGAGATTTTTCATTAAGTGTGGAACAAGCGAAAGCCCAGATGGCAATGTGGTCTATATTGGCTGCCCCAATGCTCATGTCAAACGACCTTCGAACTATCTCTCCTGAATTCCGAGAGATTCTTCTGAATAAGGAAGTGATTCAAATCAATCAAGATCCCTCTGGAAAAATGGGAAAGCGAGTTATGCAG GAAACGGGTATAGAGGTTTGGTCGAAAACCACTGCCGACAGTAAGCTAGCCATTGTGTTTCTGAGCAGACGAACTGACGGAATCCCAACTAATTATTCGATAATTCTGCGAGACGCCGGAGCAACGTCCAACAGCGCCTATGAATTCATTGATCTTTTTACGTGGAAAAGCGTAGGAAAGTTCGGCAAACGTGACACGATGAAAGTAGCAATAAACCCGAACGGTGTTCGGATGTTGCTCGGAACACCAGCTAAAACAGCAGCCTAA
- the LOC140050190 gene encoding alpha-N-acetylgalactosaminidase-like isoform X1: MVKMLQCLVVLVSLVVSVHGLDNGLALTPPMGWMSWERFRCNIDCKNQPNDCIGEKLFMDMADRMVEDGFKDAGYEYVNIDDCWASKERDSAGKLQADPDRFPSGIKKLADYVHSRGLKLGIYNDFGTKTCGGYPGSLGHLEVDAKTFAEWGVDMLKMDGCYADVKTMPQGYPNMTKALNATGRPILFSCSWPDYERASKIQPDYKLIAKNCNIWRNYIDIQDSWDSVLKIIDYYAQEQDTLAAVSAPGSFNDPDMLIIGDFSLSVEQAKAQMAMWSILAAPMLMSNDLRTISPEFREILLNKEVIQINQDPSGKMGKRVMQSGNVEVWSRELGFLDEYALAFLNRGTEGTPLNFTVQLKDLGLRPGIYFLIEIFEDKDIDDFDTDSYFSTVITPNGVSFIHAYPSQFYNSV; encoded by the exons ATGGTTAAAATGCTTCAGTGCCTTGTGGTGTTAGTTTCTTTGGTTGTTAGTGTTCATGGTCTGGACAATGGTCTTGCACTTACGCCACCTATGGGTTGGATGTCATGGGAACGATTCAGATGTAATATTGACTGCAAAAACCAACCAAATGACTGCATAGG TGAGAAGCTATTTATGGATATGGCTGATAGAATGGTTGAAGATGGCTTTAAAGATGCTGGCTACGAGTATGTTAACATTGACGACTGTTGGGCTTCAAAAGAACGGGATAGTGCTGGAAAGTTACAAGCAGATCCTGACCGCTTTCCGTCAGGAATCAAGAAGCTAGCAGACTAT GTACATTCAAGAGGGCTTAAACTTggtatttacaatgattttGGCACCAAAACATGTGGTGGCTACCCTGGTAGCCTAGGCCATCTTGAAGTCGATGCTAAAACATTTGCTGAATGGGGTGTGGACATGCTTAAGATGGATGGATGCTATGCTGATGTTAAGACAATGCCACAAG GCTACCCTAACATGACCAAGGCTTTGAATGCTACAGGCAGACCAATCCTATTCTCATGCAGTTGGCCTGACTATGAACGAGCCAGTAAAATACAG CCTGATTACAAACTAATTGCAAAGAACTGCAATATCTGGAGGAACTACATTGACATCCAGGATTCATGGGATAGCGTTCTGAAAATAATAGATTACTACGCACAGGAACAAGACACCCTAGCTGCTGTGTCAGCACCTGGAAGTTTTAATGACCCTGATATG TTGATAATTGGAGATTTTTCATTAAGTGTGGAACAAGCGAAAGCCCAGATGGCAATGTGGTCTATATTGGCTGCCCCAATGCTCATGTCAAACGACCTTCGAACTATCTCTCCTGAATTCCGAGAGATTCTTCTGAATAAGGAAGTGATTCAAATCAATCAAGATCCCTCTGGAAAAATGGGAAAGCGAGTTATGCAG AGTGGTAATGTTGAAGTGTGGTCACGTGAACTCGGTTTTTTAGACGAGTATGCCTTAGCCTTTCTGAATCGTGGTACCGAAGGAACACCTCTGAACTTTACTGTACAACTTAAAGACCTTGGCTTACGGCCTGGAATATATTTCCTTATAGAAATCTTTGAGGATAAAGATATTGATGATTTTGACACAGATAGTTACTTCAGTACGGTCATTACTCCAAATGGGGTGTCATTTATCCATGCATACCCAAGCCAGTTTTACAACTCAGTTTGA
- the LOC140050190 gene encoding alpha-N-acetylgalactosaminidase-like isoform X3, with amino-acid sequence MVKMLQCLVVLVSLVVSVHGLDNGLALTPPMGWMSWERFRCNIDCKNQPNDCIGEKLFMDMADRMVEDGFKDAGYEYVNIDDCWASKERDSAGKLQADPDRFPSGIKKLADYVHSRGLKLGIYNDFGTKTCGGYPGSLGHLEVDAKTFAEWGVDMLKMDGCYADVKTMPQGYPNMTKALNATGRPILFSCSWPDYERASKIQPDYKLIAKNCNIWRNYIDIQDSWDSVLKIIDYYAQEQDTLAAVSAPGSFNDPDMLIIGDFSLSVEQAKAQMAMWSILAAPMLMSNDLRTISPEFREILLNKEVIQINQDPSGKMGKRVMQTQSHMEVWTRELSSNALAAVIFSRSQSAPAIFETTLENLKFPTTSKGYSVFDVTDNKPLGNYALNETLSFIVNPSGAVMFKATPIA; translated from the exons ATGGTTAAAATGCTTCAGTGCCTTGTGGTGTTAGTTTCTTTGGTTGTTAGTGTTCATGGTCTGGACAATGGTCTTGCACTTACGCCACCTATGGGTTGGATGTCATGGGAACGATTCAGATGTAATATTGACTGCAAAAACCAACCAAATGACTGCATAGG TGAGAAGCTATTTATGGATATGGCTGATAGAATGGTTGAAGATGGCTTTAAAGATGCTGGCTACGAGTATGTTAACATTGACGACTGTTGGGCTTCAAAAGAACGGGATAGTGCTGGAAAGTTACAAGCAGATCCTGACCGCTTTCCGTCAGGAATCAAGAAGCTAGCAGACTAT GTACATTCAAGAGGGCTTAAACTTggtatttacaatgattttGGCACCAAAACATGTGGTGGCTACCCTGGTAGCCTAGGCCATCTTGAAGTCGATGCTAAAACATTTGCTGAATGGGGTGTGGACATGCTTAAGATGGATGGATGCTATGCTGATGTTAAGACAATGCCACAAG GCTACCCTAACATGACCAAGGCTTTGAATGCTACAGGCAGACCAATCCTATTCTCATGCAGTTGGCCTGACTATGAACGAGCCAGTAAAATACAG CCTGATTACAAACTAATTGCAAAGAACTGCAATATCTGGAGGAACTACATTGACATCCAGGATTCATGGGATAGCGTTCTGAAAATAATAGATTACTACGCACAGGAACAAGACACCCTAGCTGCTGTGTCAGCACCTGGAAGTTTTAATGACCCTGATATG TTGATAATTGGAGATTTTTCATTAAGTGTGGAACAAGCGAAAGCCCAGATGGCAATGTGGTCTATATTGGCTGCCCCAATGCTCATGTCAAACGACCTTCGAACTATCTCTCCTGAATTCCGAGAGATTCTTCTGAATAAGGAAGTGATTCAAATCAATCAAGATCCCTCTGGAAAAATGGGAAAGCGAGTTATGCAG ACCCAATCACACATGGAGGTTTGGACTCGGGAACTATCATCAAACGCTTTGGCCGCTGTGATATTTAGCCGCAGCCAGAGCGCTCCGGCCATTTTTGAAACGACCTTAGAGAATCTGAAGTTTCCGACGACATCAAAGGGTTATAGTGTATTTGATGTTACTGATAATAAACCTTTGGGGAATTACGCTTTAAATGAAACATTGTCTTTTATAGTCAACCCTAGTGGTGCTGTTATGTTTAAGGCCACGCCCATAGCCTAG
- the LOC140050186 gene encoding uncharacterized protein encodes MSSFTNGRKTENGNIVEYVSGLGRELESSNWFSENGPATGNDWSGEEQLELEDMSSVDRTAAAATTTDAMSMTTGEYRSALENQDRDILVKTRQSYVEDGRVLSMIVFFLLTSFYIAFLFAFYGSGRHPVHGDTLDWSCIIFDTVSVTVIILILRRKKSWQRLDLIRCPKKQLLPNDERQPLLLEGSSPGNIHSQNYSEHLVGVYIFGICNIVLALTNIVVIGKCVPLLSRRKEKYRETVFVAYNCFKVFFTIAQVAFFRSFRGASFKNCSFFQYVFILTMSANVLSWMENIAKESILVLGIKVEYQELTWPLIHLQPANITSNSYDEVVWCYSVNALLVQIPIQKFLSVFQPFSQEYNILAVSILLHYWTSLHSNDDRSENIGSVSDTENCGSRQCGLLTNRTLQISTAPNDSMDCNIPSTNRRCSSRVLIIFVVLLLMSIFVISMTEFYTLHQHDSVSIILIFSLIIYKSTMIIAIILAKKYLDKNRLKLYKSLNRSEILLLICLIGVFVLSCCDGISATGNLIADFHNLTETVVDVDKSEINYSIVIQTGLIVLTVINLVQSTLQTMLILKSRRSRGVDDGGNAIIRRSLIYLMITNVTQWLIILLVSPDNEKYSTATNDLTFGNTIVIINIIFLPLAAYYRFTSIDLLYQASKPL; translated from the coding sequence ATGTCTTCATTTACTAATGGAAGAAAAACGGAAAATGGAAACATAGTTGAATATGTGTCTGGTTTGGGAAGAGAACTAGAATCTTCTAATTGGTTTTCTGAAAATGGACCAGCAACAGGCAATGATTGGTCTGGTGAGGAACAACTAGAGCTAGAAGACATGTCTTCAGTTGACAgaacagcagcagcagcaacaacaacagaCGCTATGAGTATGACAACTGGTGAGTACAGGTCAGCTTTGGAGAATCAAGACAGAGACATCTTAGTGAAAACACGGCAAAGTTATGTCGAAGACGGTCGTGTATTGTCCATGATTGTATTTTTCCTATTAACGTCATTTTATATTGCTTTTCTGTTTGCGTTCTACGGTAGCGGACGTCATCCTGTGCATGGGGACACGTTAGAttggagttgtattatttttgaTACAGTTTCCGTAACGGTAATCATATTAATTCTTCGAAGAAAAAAATCATGGCAAAGGTTAGACCTTATCAGATGTCCTAAAAAACAGTTGCTTCCTAATGATGAACGTCAACCACTTCTTTTGGAGGGCTCTTCTCCGGGAAATATTCACTCTCAAAACTACTCTGAACATCTTGTTGGTGTTTATATCTTTGGTATTTGCAACATTGTGTTAGCCTTGACAAACATTGTAGTTATTGGAAAGTGTGTTCCGTTACTAAGCAGACGAAAAGAAAAGTATCGCGAAACTGTTTTTGTAGCATACAACTGTTTTAAAGTGTTTTTTACAATCGCTCAGGTGGCGTTCTTCAGAAGTTTCAGAGGTGCTTCCTTCAAGAACTGCTCTTTTTTCCAATATGTGTTCATTTTAACCATGTCTGCGAATGTTCTCAGCTGGATGGAAAATATCGCAAAGGAAAGTATTCTTGTACTTGGAATAAAAGTGGAATATCAGGAGCTGACTTGGCCCTTGATACACTTACAGCCAGCAAACATTACGTCAAATAGCTATGATGAGGTCGTCTGGTGCTATAGTGTGAATGCACTGCTGGTACAAATTCCTATACAGAAGTTTCTAAGTGTTTTCCAACCATTTTCACAAGAGTACAATATTTTAGCTGTGAGTATTCTTCTTCACTACTGGACAAGTTTGCATTCGAACGACGACAGAAGTGAAAACATTGGCAGTGTAAGTGACACAGAAAATTGCGGAAGCAGACAGTGTGGACTACTAACCAACAGAACCCTACAGATAAGTACCGCTCCCAACGATAGCATGGATTGTAACATACCATCTACAAACAGACGCTGTTCATCGAGGgtgttaataatatttgtggTGCTTCTACTAATGTCTATATTTGTGATAAGCATGACAGAGTTTTATACTCTACACCAACACGACAGCGTCAGTATCATCCTAATATTCAGTCTCATCATTTACAAATCTACAATGATCATTGCTATAATACTTGCTAAAAAGTACCTAGATAAGAACCGGCTGAAATTGTACAAGTCGCTAAACAGAAGCGAAATACTTCTTCTGATTTGCTTAATAGGTGTATTTGTGTTAAGCTGCTGTGATGGTATATCGGCAACCGGCAATTTAATCGCAGATTTCCATAACCTTACAGAGACAGTTGTTGACGTCGATAAATCGGAAATTAACTATAGCATAGTTATACAGACCGGTCTAATTGTATTGACCGTTATAAACTTGGTACAATCAACTCTGCAAACAATGCTCATCCTAAAATCTCGGAGATCTAGAGGTGTAGATGATGGAGGTAACGCGATCATTCGTCgttctttaatttatttgatgATTACAAACGTCACTCAATGGTTGATAATTTTACTCGTTTCTCCGGATAATGAAAAGTATTCTACTGCTACAAATGACTTAACGTTCGGAAACACTATTGTAATCATCAATATTATATTCCTCCCCCTTGCTGCATACTATCGATTCACTTCCATTGATTTGCTGTACCAGGCCAGCAAACCGCTCTGA